DNA sequence from the Ramlibacter agri genome:
TCGCCATCGGCGGCGGCATGGACCAGCCGACGATCTACAGCCTGTCCAACTTCCTGCGCGCCATCCCCGACGGCACCATGCTGACGGTGGAAAGCAGCATGCGCAACGTGCTCCCCATCAACATGATGGGCATCGCGATGGGCCTGCACGTGCGCTGCGGCATCGAGGACAACCTCTGGAACCAGTCGCGCACCGAGAAGATGTCCACCGTCAAGCAGGTCGAGCAGCTGGTGCGCATGTCGCGCGAGTTCGGCCGCGAGATCGCCACCGGCAAGGAAGCGCGCGAGATCTGCAAGATCGGCGTGTTCTACGACACCGTGGAAGAAACGCTGGCGGCCAACGGCTTCGCGCCGAACCACAAGGGCCGGCAGCAGGGCTTCCTGCGCAAGGCGGCTTGAGCATGAGCCAGGGTTCCGCACTGCCGACGGTCCTGGTCGTCCCGGGGCTGCGCGACCACGTCGCGGAGCACTGGCAGACCTTGCTGGCCGCCCGCCTGCCGCGCGTTCGCGTCGTGCCGCCGATGGGGCGGGGCGACCTCGACTGCGCCAAGCGGGTGGAGGCCATCGAGCGCGAAGCCCAGTCCATCGAAGGGCCGATCGTCATCGTTGCCCACAGCGGCGGCGTGATCATGGTGGCCCACTGGGCGCAGCGGACGAAGCGCCCCGTGCTGGGCGCGCTGCTGGCCACGCCGCCCGACTTCGAGCGGCCCATGCCCGAGGGCTACCCGACGCTCGCCGACCTGAAGGACGGCGGCTGGTTGCCGGTGCCACGCACCCGGCTGCCTTTCATGAGCGTCGTTGCGGCCAGCCGCAACGACCCGCTCGCCGATACCAAGCGCGTGATGCAGCTGGCCCATGACTGGGGCAGCAGCGTGGTCGACCTGGGCGAGGTCGGCCACCTGAATCCCGCGTCCGGCTATGGCCCCTGGCCCGAAGCCGAACGCCTCATCGATGCATTGACGACGGCGGCGCTTTAGCGCGTAAGCCGTTACCAGGAGACAAGACATGGCCCATGCCATCCGCCTCTACGAGACCGGCGGTCCCGAAGTATTGCGCTACGAAAACGTCGACGTCGGCGCCCCCGGCCCCGGCCAGGCCCGCGTGCGCCACAGCTACGTGGCCGTCAACTTCATCGACATCTATTTCCGCACCGGCCGCTATCCGCTGTCCCTGCCCAACGGCCTCGGCTCCGACGCCGTCGGCGTGGTGGAGGAAGTGGGCCCCGGCGTCACCGAGGTGAAGCCCGGCGACCGCGTCGGCTACCTGCTGGGCCCGCAGGGCGCCTACTCGGACGTGCGTGTGATGCCGGCCGAAGTGCTGATCCCGATCCCGGATGCGGTGAGCGACAGCACGGCGTCGACGCTGATGATGAAGGGCATGACGGCGCAGTACCTGTTCCGCCAGGTCTACCCGCTGCACGGTGGCGAGACCATCCTGTACCACGCCGCCGCCGGCGGCGTCGGCCTGATCGCCTGCCAGTGGGCCAAGGCCCTGGGCGTGCGCATGATCGGCACCGTCAGCACCGACGCCAAGGCGGAGATCGCCAAGGCGGCCGGCTGCTCGGAAGTGATCGTCACCTCGCGTGAGGACATCGCCAAGCGCGTGCGCGAACTCACCGACGGCAAGGGCGTGCCGGTGGTCTACGACTCGGTCGGCAAGGACACGCTGATGGCCTCGCTGGACAGCCTGCAGCCGCGCGGCCACCTGGTGAGCAACGGCACCAGCTCCGGCCCCGTGGTCATCGACACCACGCTGCTGGCGGTGAAGGGCTCGATCTGGGTGACGCGCCCGGCGATGATCCACTACGCCACCCCGCGCGCCAAGATGCTGGAGATGGCCGACGAGCTGTTCGCGCTGGTCCAGGCCGGCAAGATCAGGAGCGAGCCGGGCCGCAGCTTCGCGCTGTCCGAAGCGGCGGAGGCCCATCGCGCCCTCGAATCGCGCCAGACCACGGGCGCCACGGTGCTGGTGCCATGAGCATGCAGCTGTCCTCCGTGGACGCGCGCCCGGCGGGCGCCGGCGGCGGCTACCTGTTCGGCCCCCGCGCCGCCTGGTTCGCCTTCGCGATGACCATCGCGCTGATGGTGGTCGACTACCTGGACCGCCAGGTGATCGTGTCCCTGTTCCCGCACATGAAGGCGGACTGGGGCTGGTCCGACGCCCAGCTGGGCGGCCTGGTCTCCGTCGTCTCGGTGACGGTGGCGCTGGGCGCCTTGCCGATCGCGCTGTTCGCCGACCGCGTGAGCCGCGTGAAAAGCATTGCCGCCATGGCCGGTGTCTGGAGCCTGGCGACGATCTCCTGCATGTTCACGCGCAACTATTCGCAGCTGCTCGCGGCGCGCGCGGTGGTGGGCATGGGCGAAGCCGGCTACGGCTCGGTGGGCGCGGCGCTGATCGCCAGCCACTTCCCGGCGCGCATGCGCGGGGCGCTGATGGCGGGCTTCTTCGCCTCCGCTTCCTTCGGCTCGGTGCTGGGCGTGATGCTCGGTGGCGTGATCGCGGCCCGCTGGGGCTGGCAGGCGGCCTTCGGCGTGGTCGGTGTTCCCGGCCTGGTGCTGGCGCTGCTGTACCTGAAGGTGCGCGACTACCGCACGGTGGCCCTGGCCCCCGCGCTGGAGCAGGTGACGCGCAGCACGCGTGACACCGCGCTGCACATCGCCAGGAAGCTGGCCAGCTCGCGCACCATGCTGTGGGTGTGCGTGGGCGCTGCCGCGCAGCTGGTGGTGGTGTCGGCGGTGTGGACCTGGATGCCCAGCTTCTTCAACCGCATGCACGGCTTCGCGCCGGAGCGCGCCAGCGTGCTGGCCGCCTGCGTGGTGCTGGCCGGCGCCGTCGGCAGCGTGGTCTGGGGCATGGTGGTGGACCGCTCGGGCCGGCACCAGCCGCGCCGCAAGCTGATGGTGATGGCGGGCCTGTGCCTGGTGGCGATGAGCGTGCTGCTGGCTGCCTTCGGCTGGGCCGGCGATGCGCCGCAGCTGCAAATGATTCTGATCGTCATCGGCGGCTTCGTCATGACCTGCACCGTCGGACCGGTGTCCGCCATCGTGATCGACGTGGTGCACCCCGGCGTGCGCGCCACCGGCGCCTCGGTGCTGGCGCTGATCCAGAACCTGTTCGGGCTGGCTGCCGGACCAGTCGTTGCCGGCTTGCTCTCCGACCACTGGGGACTGCAGGCGGCGCTGGCGACCACGCCCTTCTTTGCAATCCCCGCGGCGCTGTGCTTCGTGCTGGCTGCCCGTACCTACGAAGCCGACGCGGCCCGCGCCGGCGAGCAGCTGGAAGCCGCCGCCGCCCCGGGCGGGCTGGCCGCCGCCGGCGCCTGAAACCGAATCGAGGAAGACTGATATGAACGGATCCA
Encoded proteins:
- a CDS encoding RBBP9/YdeN family alpha/beta hydrolase, whose product is MSQGSALPTVLVVPGLRDHVAEHWQTLLAARLPRVRVVPPMGRGDLDCAKRVEAIEREAQSIEGPIVIVAHSGGVIMVAHWAQRTKRPVLGALLATPPDFERPMPEGYPTLADLKDGGWLPVPRTRLPFMSVVAASRNDPLADTKRVMQLAHDWGSSVVDLGEVGHLNPASGYGPWPEAERLIDALTTAAL
- a CDS encoding quinone oxidoreductase family protein; this translates as MAHAIRLYETGGPEVLRYENVDVGAPGPGQARVRHSYVAVNFIDIYFRTGRYPLSLPNGLGSDAVGVVEEVGPGVTEVKPGDRVGYLLGPQGAYSDVRVMPAEVLIPIPDAVSDSTASTLMMKGMTAQYLFRQVYPLHGGETILYHAAAGGVGLIACQWAKALGVRMIGTVSTDAKAEIAKAAGCSEVIVTSREDIAKRVRELTDGKGVPVVYDSVGKDTLMASLDSLQPRGHLVSNGTSSGPVVIDTTLLAVKGSIWVTRPAMIHYATPRAKMLEMADELFALVQAGKIRSEPGRSFALSEAAEAHRALESRQTTGATVLVP
- a CDS encoding MFS transporter, producing MQLSSVDARPAGAGGGYLFGPRAAWFAFAMTIALMVVDYLDRQVIVSLFPHMKADWGWSDAQLGGLVSVVSVTVALGALPIALFADRVSRVKSIAAMAGVWSLATISCMFTRNYSQLLAARAVVGMGEAGYGSVGAALIASHFPARMRGALMAGFFASASFGSVLGVMLGGVIAARWGWQAAFGVVGVPGLVLALLYLKVRDYRTVALAPALEQVTRSTRDTALHIARKLASSRTMLWVCVGAAAQLVVVSAVWTWMPSFFNRMHGFAPERASVLAACVVLAGAVGSVVWGMVVDRSGRHQPRRKLMVMAGLCLVAMSVLLAAFGWAGDAPQLQMILIVIGGFVMTCTVGPVSAIVIDVVHPGVRATGASVLALIQNLFGLAAGPVVAGLLSDHWGLQAALATTPFFAIPAALCFVLAARTYEADAARAGEQLEAAAAPGGLAAAGA